The following proteins come from a genomic window of Proteinivorax hydrogeniformans:
- a CDS encoding N-acetylmuramoyl-L-alanine amidase, whose translation MRGIKNVNISKDNTKSTVDIKIQGGFKYDIDSDSQDIKVNIEPKEDFKPSPQPGLKPLEGKTIVLDPGHGGSNTGAVGNGLLEKEVVLEISLIAEKKLKDQGANVLLTRRQDRRVSLSERVRVANDNNADIFVSVHVNGFTDPTARGTETYWYTRGSSSSRRLAQIMQRRMLSALNRRDRGVKQANFYVLRETDMPAVLLEPLFITNPEEAELIQRKETKEKIAEVILNGIIEFYS comes from the coding sequence ATGAGAGGCATTAAAAACGTTAATATCTCTAAAGATAACACGAAATCCACGGTGGATATCAAAATCCAAGGTGGCTTTAAATATGATATAGACAGTGACAGCCAAGACATTAAGGTAAATATAGAGCCTAAGGAAGACTTTAAGCCCAGTCCACAACCAGGGCTAAAACCTTTAGAGGGTAAAACAATAGTATTAGATCCTGGGCATGGAGGGTCAAATACTGGCGCTGTAGGTAACGGACTTTTAGAAAAGGAGGTAGTCCTTGAGATTTCTCTGATAGCTGAGAAAAAGCTAAAAGACCAAGGAGCAAATGTACTTTTAACTAGGCGACAGGATAGAAGAGTAAGCTTATCGGAGAGGGTGAGGGTAGCTAATGATAACAATGCTGATATCTTTGTCAGCGTTCATGTCAATGGATTTACAGATCCAACTGCTAGAGGAACGGAAACTTACTGGTACACAAGGGGAAGTAGCAGTAGTAGGCGTCTTGCCCAAATAATGCAAAGAAGAATGCTCTCCGCCCTCAACAGAAGAGATAGGGGGGTAAAACAAGCTAACTTTTACGTTTTAAGGGAAACTGATATGCCTGCGGTATTACTAGAGCCATTATTTATAACAAACCCTGAAGAAGCAGAGCTAATTCAAAGAAAAGAAACTAAAGAAAAAATAGCAGAAGTAATTTTAAATGGAATAATTGAATTTTATTCTTGA
- a CDS encoding Veg family protein has translation MAKQTPLAKKNLANKNPLTTIRTDLEAYIGQKIMLKANRGRKKAIERTGVLEQTYPSHFLVRIDEENFKRRLSFSYADVLTETVELTLFKPDTDEKVRFSVS, from the coding sequence TTGGCTAAGCAGACTCCTTTGGCTAAAAAGAACTTGGCTAATAAGAACCCCTTGACCACAATTCGTACAGATCTTGAAGCATACATTGGACAAAAAATCATGCTTAAGGCAAATAGGGGCCGTAAAAAAGCTATTGAGAGAACAGGCGTTTTAGAACAAACGTATCCGTCCCATTTTCTAGTCAGAATAGATGAGGAAAACTTTAAGCGCAGGCTTTCATTTTCCTACGCCGATGTCTTGACAGAAACAGTGGAGTTAACTCTCTTCAAGCCTGACACCGACGAAAAGGTGAGATTTTCTGTTTCATAG
- a CDS encoding patatin-like phospholipase family protein: MTVGLTLSGGGQKGIAHLGVIKGIEEDGLKFNCMSGTSAGAIISSLYATGKSFDQILRIVKSLERSDVLDLNINFWQVVTLKLALLFKVFDFEQTVYWGLFAGERLKSILEKNLPNVPIKDVDATPLAITAVDVHTGQDVIFTNRKEKLAHFGNVIDDIPLPLAVRSSMAIPFIYTGVKWKDYYFIDGGLTNNIPTKLIKFLGAQKSLAVDVSEKPPYKEKPTNIIDMGGRIISIAIDSSKYHTKPDILLKPNISSVSLGDFSSTEKLVELGYEEYKRNRKSLLGLFK, translated from the coding sequence ATGACAGTGGGACTAACCTTAAGTGGAGGGGGACAAAAAGGCATAGCCCATCTTGGAGTTATAAAGGGAATAGAAGAGGACGGGTTAAAATTTAACTGTATGAGCGGAACAAGCGCAGGCGCCATAATTAGTTCGTTATATGCTACAGGCAAAAGTTTTGATCAAATCTTGAGAATCGTTAAAAGCTTAGAAAGGTCTGATGTTTTAGATCTTAATATCAATTTTTGGCAAGTAGTTACACTGAAGTTGGCGTTGCTTTTTAAAGTGTTTGACTTTGAGCAAACAGTGTACTGGGGATTGTTTGCCGGTGAACGGCTGAAAAGTATACTAGAAAAAAACCTTCCTAATGTTCCGATTAAAGATGTGGACGCTACTCCACTGGCTATCACTGCAGTTGATGTGCATACCGGGCAGGATGTAATTTTTACAAATAGGAAAGAAAAGCTTGCTCATTTTGGAAACGTTATTGACGATATACCTTTACCGCTAGCTGTTAGGTCGAGTATGGCTATACCCTTTATTTATACCGGAGTTAAATGGAAGGACTACTACTTTATAGACGGTGGTTTAACTAACAACATCCCCACTAAGCTTATTAAGTTTTTAGGAGCGCAAAAATCCCTAGCTGTTGATGTTTCAGAAAAACCACCATATAAAGAAAAGCCAACTAATATAATTGATATGGGCGGGCGTATAATAAGCATAGCAATTGATAGCAGTAAGTACCACACAAAACCAGATATTTTGTTAAAGCCCAATATTTCTTCCGTAAGCTTAGGTGACTTTAGTAGCACCGAAAAGCTAGTTGAATTAGGATACGAAGAATATAAAAGAAATAGAAAGTCACTATTGGGACTATTCAAATAG
- a CDS encoding SPOCS domain-containing protein gives MEQENLNVEVINEPVCLNQVIGEEINQISLTEEINLSKKLDKVVEVEVFVPQHKIEVNVLDDKVSVEGKLTRIVYGITLGGDLVEEVLPEMQFSHFIHMQGVQPKDSALVNVTLEDYDGKLNGSETLQEEAKLELFVKVTTTKKVDIFKDIGKDINQTKDLTRIQNLIDQKEVEIPTEFDVEFDTEVSQFIETEAEVIPKNLRVADNNGEIEADIIYRILYRTEDGKLKETKGKEVFSKKVDLTGVDTSMEMWADLKVKHVEQQLKDSKLAATQILTVYCNLKIIETSQMELVTHAENVDTYNDRYTVENIVCEEEESINSQQSTEFSTEVAEIERISSVCKIIENKVLEDKVALNLNLTHIVHYKDEDDKQRIIKVAGENFTHFIYMAGITEDMKALLQTDISDVKVEMTPDSMAATISCQANLKAKVLQNELVELVTDVNVLKDQTHDASVIIYSVQKGDTIFKIAKRFGVRQKEIIGANKENIKDPNQINLGQKLIIPCS, from the coding sequence ATGGAACAAGAAAACCTTAATGTAGAAGTAATCAATGAGCCTGTTTGTTTAAATCAAGTTATCGGCGAAGAAATAAACCAAATTAGTTTAACCGAAGAAATAAACCTAAGCAAAAAGTTAGATAAGGTAGTAGAGGTAGAAGTTTTTGTGCCACAACATAAAATAGAAGTCAACGTTTTAGATGACAAAGTATCTGTTGAAGGTAAGCTGACACGAATAGTTTATGGAATTACATTAGGTGGAGACCTAGTTGAAGAAGTGCTGCCGGAAATGCAGTTTTCTCATTTTATCCATATGCAGGGAGTCCAGCCAAAGGATAGTGCTTTAGTCAATGTGACGTTAGAAGATTATGATGGGAAGCTTAATGGGAGTGAAACACTGCAAGAGGAAGCAAAGCTTGAGCTGTTTGTTAAAGTTACAACCACAAAAAAGGTTGATATTTTTAAAGATATAGGTAAGGATATCAACCAAACGAAAGACCTTACCAGAATACAAAACCTTATTGACCAAAAAGAAGTAGAAATTCCAACAGAATTTGATGTTGAGTTTGACACTGAAGTTAGCCAGTTCATCGAAACAGAGGCAGAGGTTATACCAAAAAACTTGCGAGTAGCCGATAATAATGGAGAAATTGAAGCGGATATAATTTACAGGATTTTATACCGAACTGAAGATGGCAAGCTTAAAGAAACCAAAGGCAAAGAAGTTTTTAGTAAAAAAGTTGACCTGACAGGCGTAGATACTTCTATGGAAATGTGGGCAGACCTCAAGGTCAAACACGTTGAACAACAGCTTAAAGATTCTAAGTTAGCTGCGACCCAAATTTTAACTGTTTACTGTAACTTAAAAATAATAGAAACGAGTCAGATGGAGTTAGTTACACATGCCGAAAATGTAGATACCTATAATGATAGATATACAGTCGAAAATATTGTTTGTGAAGAAGAGGAAAGCATAAACTCTCAGCAAAGCACAGAGTTTTCCACAGAAGTAGCAGAGATAGAGCGTATATCAAGCGTTTGCAAAATCATAGAAAACAAGGTTTTAGAAGATAAGGTAGCATTAAACCTAAACTTAACCCACATCGTGCACTATAAAGATGAAGACGATAAACAAAGAATAATTAAAGTAGCAGGAGAAAACTTTACCCATTTCATTTATATGGCAGGAATTACAGAAGATATGAAAGCTTTGCTCCAAACAGATATCTCTGATGTAAAAGTAGAGATGACACCTGATTCTATGGCGGCCACAATTTCTTGTCAAGCAAATCTTAAAGCTAAGGTTTTACAAAATGAACTAGTAGAACTAGTAACTGATGTTAATGTGTTAAAGGACCAAACCCATGACGCGTCTGTAATAATATACTCAGTACAAAAGGGAGATACTATTTTTAAAATAGCAAAAAGGTTTGGAGTAAGACAAAAAGAAATTATAGGCGCAAACAAAGAAAACATAAAAGACCCAAATCAAATAAATTTAGGACAAAAGTTAATTATTCCTTGTAGTTAG
- a CDS encoding IS1182 family transposase, translating into MIQKQQSMNLSPYMDIYNLVVPKDNVLRRINDMVDFSFVYSELKDKYCHNNGRNAIDPIRMFKYLLLKSIHDLSDVDVVERSKYDMSFKYFLDMAPEEPVIEPSSLTNFRKLRLKDVSLLDMLINKTVEIAIEKGVIKSNSIIVDATHTRARYNQKSPREILIDRAKNLRKAVYKIDETMKEQFPSKNTNDALEDEFDYCQKLIEVITKKDQFLQHPKVKEQLNLLKETVADDIEHLQISQDKDARVGHKSADSSFFGYKTHIALSEERIITAATVTTGEKNDGKQLTELIEKSAKAGIKVDTVIGDAAYSEKRNIKYAKENNIKLVSKLNPAVAGVRKKEDEFEFNKDAGMYVCKAGHMAIRKARQGKKKESKNQTDTYYFDVEKCKACPLKEGCYKPGAKSKTYSVSIKSDEHSEQAKFQESEYFKEKSKERYKVEAKNSELKHRHGYDVSKSSGLIGMEMQGAISMFAVNLKRILKLVD; encoded by the coding sequence ATGATTCAAAAACAACAGTCGATGAATTTAAGTCCATATATGGATATATATAATTTAGTCGTTCCAAAGGATAATGTACTTCGTAGAATTAATGATATGGTAGATTTCTCTTTTGTATATAGTGAACTTAAAGATAAATACTGCCACAATAACGGTAGAAACGCCATAGACCCTATACGTATGTTTAAATATTTACTGTTAAAATCTATCCATGATTTATCTGATGTTGACGTTGTAGAACGCTCAAAATATGACATGTCATTTAAATATTTTTTGGATATGGCTCCTGAAGAACCAGTTATTGAACCTAGCTCTCTTACTAATTTTCGAAAACTACGTTTAAAAGACGTAAGCCTACTGGATATGCTAATTAATAAAACTGTGGAAATAGCCATTGAAAAGGGAGTAATAAAAAGCAACTCAATTATTGTGGATGCGACTCATACAAGAGCTAGATATAACCAAAAATCACCTAGAGAAATACTTATTGATCGCGCTAAAAACTTGAGAAAAGCTGTATATAAGATAGATGAAACCATGAAAGAACAATTTCCATCTAAAAATACAAATGATGCCTTAGAAGATGAGTTCGATTATTGCCAAAAACTCATTGAAGTGATTACAAAAAAAGACCAGTTTCTTCAGCATCCGAAAGTAAAAGAACAGCTGAATCTTCTAAAGGAAACAGTTGCTGATGATATTGAACACTTGCAAATATCTCAAGATAAAGATGCAAGAGTAGGGCACAAAAGTGCTGATTCATCCTTTTTTGGCTACAAGACTCATATTGCTCTAAGCGAAGAAAGAATTATCACAGCTGCAACCGTTACAACAGGGGAAAAAAATGATGGGAAGCAGTTAACAGAACTGATTGAAAAAAGTGCTAAAGCTGGGATAAAGGTGGATACAGTTATAGGTGATGCTGCCTATTCTGAAAAAAGAAATATTAAATATGCCAAAGAAAATAATATAAAGTTAGTCTCTAAGTTAAACCCTGCTGTTGCTGGAGTTCGAAAAAAGGAAGACGAATTTGAATTTAATAAAGATGCTGGAATGTATGTTTGTAAGGCTGGTCACATGGCTATACGTAAAGCTCGGCAAGGTAAGAAAAAAGAATCTAAAAATCAAACAGATACATATTATTTTGACGTAGAGAAATGTAAAGCTTGCCCCTTAAAAGAAGGCTGCTATAAACCTGGAGCTAAAAGCAAGACCTATTCTGTAAGCATCAAATCTGACGAACATAGTGAACAGGCGAAGTTTCAGGAAAGTGAATACTTTAAAGAAAAATCTAAAGAGCGTTATAAAGTAGAAGCAAAAAATAGTGAATTAAAACATAGACACGGGTATGATGTTTCAAAATCCTCGGGTCTAATTGGCATGGAGATGCAAGGAGCTATATCAATGTTTGCAGTAAATCTGAAGCGAATTTTGAAACTAGTGGATTAA